In Haloplanus rubicundus, one DNA window encodes the following:
- a CDS encoding BtrH N-terminal domain-containing protein: MEIIEGYDHQSGGHCGAMALRNVAEYYGWNYSEAACFGIGGGPAFVLYEYPDESWVTFRASPTWLERAFFERLGIPNSYRRGDDFETAWDSVTGHIDEDDPVVLFLDPTSLDYLSEEPDHVPPHVAVLIGYEDETVQLSDGTMENRQTISRSTLADAWVDERFVSLQNEYLVVTRAARTEDETDATAAGLRQAATYMLNPLDVKRDARGPGEEGLPALRSFADYLGRWPDLPDADRPVRAARRAIDEHGEGAAFRSLYAEALGELGQQTDLTPDLADRMQLVSREWQTVSEHLAEILEQNEPQPELFAEAASMVSDIADREESIFADLGDELGYRGGRE, translated from the coding sequence ATGGAGATAATCGAAGGGTACGATCACCAATCTGGCGGACACTGCGGAGCGATGGCGCTCCGGAACGTTGCGGAGTACTACGGATGGAACTACAGCGAGGCTGCCTGTTTCGGCATCGGTGGCGGCCCGGCGTTCGTCCTCTACGAGTACCCGGACGAGTCTTGGGTCACGTTCCGGGCCAGTCCAACCTGGCTGGAACGGGCCTTTTTCGAGCGACTCGGCATCCCGAATTCGTATCGGCGGGGAGATGACTTCGAGACGGCTTGGGACAGCGTGACCGGACACATCGACGAAGATGATCCGGTAGTCCTGTTTCTCGACCCGACGTCCCTAGACTATCTCTCGGAAGAACCGGATCACGTCCCACCGCACGTCGCCGTGTTGATCGGGTACGAGGACGAGACCGTACAGCTCTCGGACGGGACAATGGAAAACCGCCAGACGATTTCCCGCTCGACGCTCGCGGACGCCTGGGTCGATGAGCGGTTCGTGTCTCTGCAGAACGAATATCTCGTCGTGACGCGAGCCGCACGCACCGAAGACGAAACTGACGCAACCGCAGCCGGCCTCAGACAGGCCGCAACGTACATGCTGAATCCACTCGACGTGAAACGGGATGCGCGCGGTCCCGGCGAGGAAGGACTCCCCGCACTACGGTCGTTCGCGGACTATCTCGGCAGGTGGCCGGACCTTCCGGACGCGGACAGGCCGGTACGTGCGGCCCGTCGAGCTATCGACGAGCACGGAGAGGGCGCAGCGTTCCGCAGCCTCTACGCCGAAGCACTCGGGGAACTGGGACAGCAGACCGACCTCACCCCCGATCTCGCCGACCGGATGCAGCTCGTCAGTAGAGAGTGGCAAACCGTCTCGGAGCATCTGGCCGAGATTCTGGAACAGAATGAGCCCCAGCCGGAACTCTTCGCTGAGGCTGCGAGCATGGTTAGTGACATCGCCGACCGCGAGGAGAGCATTTTCGCGGACCTCGGCGACGAACTGGGATACCGCGGCGGTCGCGAGTGA